The nucleotide sequence tgaagtcactctgtttccctccattctctctacatgtccgaaccacctcaacaacccttcctcagccctctggacaacagttttggcaatcctgcacctcctcctaacttccaaactacgaattctctgcattatattcacaccacacattgccctcagacatgacatctccactgcctccagccttctcctcgctgcaacattcatcacccatgcttcacacccatataagagcgttggtaaaactatactctcatacattcccctctctgcctccaaggacaaagttctttgtctccacagactcctaagtgcaccactcacccttttcccctcatcaattctatgattcacctcatctttcatagacccatccgctgacacgtccactcccaaatacctgaatacattcacctcctccatactctctccctccaatctgatatccaatcattcatcacctaatctttttgttatccacttttaattttcttcttttgcacaccctaccaaattcatccaccaacctctgcagcttctcttcagaatctcccaagagcacagtgtcatcagcaaagagcaactgtgacaactcccactttatgtgtgattctttatcttttaactccacgcctcttgccaagaccctcgcatttacttcttacaaccccatctataaatatattaaacaaccacggtgacatcacacatccttgtctaaggcctacttaatGCACAATTTTTTCTGCAAAAGAAAATTCATCTATCAGATATTTTACCAGAGCTGCACATGGTTTTATCACTTATGGaggtggaattttttttttttttcctaatttttttctttcatgTCAGGATGTTATTTCATGGGATTCAAGCTACTTTTACTCAGCACTTggtggtttagcacttagttttaattataataataataataatctgtagtggaaggaaggcagagtaggaaaggttggagggaggggggaaagggggttttgtgtgtgaggggcttggacttccagcaagtgtacgtgagcatgttagataggagtgaatagataTAAATagattttgggacctgatgagctgttggagtgtgagcatgttattttgtgaagggattcagggaaactggttagccggaatcgagtcctggaaatgggaaatacaatgcttgcactttagctgtttggagtgacatctaaactgttgtatttgagCACCTCTGAAAggacaatgattatgtatgaatgatgaaagtgttaaatgttaatgaaagtttttcttttttgggggagtcaccctgcttcagtgggaaatggccgatgtgttaaaaaaaataatgcttGTGTATGTTCAACAATCTAACTGGTTCATGGTCTCTGTAAAACCAAATTTGATGTAATCCTCTACTTTTCAATTCCTACTTGTTCTACTTTGTTTTAGTAAGTTGTGTTGGCATGTTCAATAGTAGCAGCACTAGAATGTttcactttttattgtttttacccTTTTTCAGTCCTTAGTAAGTTTACCAGTTTATGGGCATGGGCCCTTGTAGGTTAAGTGCTTAATTCTGattgtattaatattattagcaGACCATTTTATCTTAATTACACAGTTTATCCAGCAACAGAAGACTGTCAGACAAGGCTCCTTCCCATATTGTGTAAAATAGTTACAACAGTAATAGTAGAGGCAATTCATTTGGCAACCCCTAATTAATAAATACGCTTAATGATTTTTCTTTATTAGTTCATTGGACAAAACGTAGTGCATTTTGGAGCTTGAAATGAATAAAGCATCCAATAACCCATATTGGTTTACCATGCTGTTAGTATAATCTATCCTGCACTTCATAAAGAGTCAAACAGGTTTCAATTTTTTTCAGACTTATTGCAAGAATGGATATTTAATACAGGTAAATTAAAATACTCTTTACTGTATAATAACCTGTACAAATCATACATCTCATGAGAATGGGAGGTAAGGTTTTATCCAAGGGGCCTAGGGAGTTTGAccagtgctccagttccttgaatcaaagcACTGTATAATCTAccctggtaaggggctcttgatcttgagaattggatctgtgctccagtaacctgaataccttccattcctctcccacatgcgctgtataatcctacaggtttagcaccccataattataataatgtatgACCTCTACGGGTACGTGCTCCCCCTTTGAATATAATAAGGTGaagggtagcttcaattccttggaccCAGAGCCTTTCACCAACAATGCTAAGGTAACACTAGCATCCCACCCCCCAGGGATCGAACCGTGAACACTCATTAAATGAGCTGAGTTCAATACCAAGTCATGGGGTATTGAAAGCATATGTATGGATGAATACATACCTATACAAATGAATAAGTGCAGCACGTAGGTAATTGTAATTTACATATTATTACAATTAAATTTACAATCATCAATTTATGTTAAAGGATTTAAAACAATTTTTTGTTGTGTTGACCTTTACTGACACTTCATAATCATTAATATAATAAATATGAACCAGATTTTTCAGCTGAGACATATTTCAACAAGCTGTCTGTATCTCCCCACCAATATAATAAGGTTGAAAATACAAGGCTCAAGGAACAGGCATTATTTGAACCCATCGTAAACCAAGCCTAAAACTTTAAGGCTAGTTGGCGTACCATGGGTTCAAATCTGCACTCAGAGTTGCTGACAATGATGTGCTATTTCGCAAATCAGTATAAGGATACATGGTTAAACTATGCTTAATGGTGTAAAGGTACATGTATACAGAGCagtcacagtaacagcaacacgaTTATGGGTTGTATGATGAACTCTGTATGATGCTTATGAGTCAAGATTATGATGACGTATGATGAAATAAAAACATATTTGGAAGTGGTGGCATGTGCGAACATGTGACATGGTCTGACACTTTCTCCACAATGCTTCTACCTCGTTTGGATTTGAGAATATTTCCCTGAGTACAGGACCTTTTCCTACAGGATACATGCAGTAATTCAGGACCTGCCTCTGTTGTGGTCTGACTTTGCCCTTTACAGATGACACCAGCCAAGTGTCATCCGACTGTCCCAATTCGGACTAGCTATGCTGCAGACGCAGACCATGGCTGCAGGAGTCACATGGTTGAGCAACTTCCGCCAAGGAAATATGGTCTACGGCGTGTCACGACCGAGTCTTCAGTCGGTCACCACCTGCCCTCGATGCAGCAAGGAGCCACTGGTGCAGAGAAGTGACAGCAACCTGGAGTTTGGTCCCCTGCGTGGGCCTGATAGCCCTATGCAGGCACAGTTCACAACACCCATTGTGTGTTGCGACGGATAGGCACACAGCGCAGCTTGATGGGTCCCCGGTATACCAGGTTGCGGCGTCCATTCATCTTGTGGCCAAGACACCGCTGGGTAATCATGTCGGCCTTTTGGCCCCGATATACCTTCTCTGTGGTGAAGCTGACGGCAGCACATGCGAAGGTGCACAGTTCACCATTCCTGCCATGAACTCGCTTGAGCACGTATTCTTCCCCAACTTCGCAATCCATAACACGTATGTCAAAGGTAACGGGAACTCCAGATCCGTTGTCCAGATCACACTCACAACCATCTAATAAAGAAAAATTTAAAGATTAATGCTTCGACCCATTACCAACATATGATTACGCCCAACCATTCAATATATCCAACCTATCGTTGAAACTGCCAAAGTTCGGTTGAACTGAGGGCGTTACCACCTTAGTACACCCAGGTTTAATCTAGGGGCGTAGATATATGGACAAGTCATTTAGTAGTAAATGTTAATGGCAGCGTAAAGCTCTGAACAATAAATAATTATGCTGCTCAGCAAATTAACTACGAAAACTAACCAAAATTTCCATATTACATGTATGAAActaaattttatatatacagtacatagtTTAGGCCTTCCACGAAGGCTGGCTAACCTTGCTAACAAGCAAGTCGTATGTTAGTCTATACGACAGTAAAGGTACCCAGCTGTCGCTGCTGTGACTCACCTGGGCTAAGTTGAGGTTGACTCAGGCGTTTAGACTTAGTACCATGGATGACATATTGTGTGTCGTCTTCAGCAGTAATGGACCCTTGAAACCAGGTCCCCGCTTCTTCAAAGCACAGGGTCGCCACCCCAGTAATCTCAACTTCAGGACCTCCCATATTTGTGAAGCACATTCCTGGGGTTCTGTCTAGGAGCTGATACACACAAGAACCAACTCTTGTGCTATTTACGCTATGCGCAGTTATGTCACCTGTGCAGTAGTGCGCGTGGAAAATTCCAATGCTCACTTCAGTATACTTGTATGATCAGATTTGATGTGCCAAAAGTATGTCCTGTTGGTTAAAACAATTACGTGTTTTTCTTCTATTAATCTGCTGTACGTTTTCAGTAATTCTGAAGCACAAGCTTGTAAGAAGACCGTCCACCCGAGTCTTGAGTTTCAGGGCTGACTGGTGTTGGGCCCCGGCGTGTCTGATTATATACAGAGTCGTGAGTGGGAGATGCTGGGAGGCTGGGCCACAGACTGCCTCTGATTGGTCACTTATCGAATGACGTCAGAGCAATTCTGTTATGCCACTGGTTGGCTAGATGACCACTACCACAATGACGTCAGAACAAATCTGTTGCGCCATTGGCTGGCTAGATGGCGTGTCAAGTCCTGGAAAGGAACAACAAGGTGATGTTATATCAGAAATACTTAAAATGTAATACAGCACAGAAGGAAAAAATTCCTATTCCTAATTCTGTGGTGTACCATGAGCTAGGCTTAAGCATACAACAGCATGTGCCCCATGAGAGAACATTCCAGTAAGCTTTCAGAACATGTACGCCACAACTTTCACCCTTCGTGTGAAAAATCACTGCGCCTACCAATTCTGAAATTTTAACTCTAACatagacatatgtatatatatatatatatatatatatatatatatatatatatatatatatatatatatatatatatatatatatatatatatatatacatatagtactgaagtaggtctactggcccaacAAGGGTGGATAAAACCATGAACATGATGATTATTTCATAAAATCCTATTTAGGTAAGTTACTATTTACGAATATGTGTCGCACGTCTACCTTACTAATGATGCAGCCTCCAACATAAAAGCTATTGGATtacatacacaatatataaaatataaattaacgACATGTAAATAAACCACAGTAAGGTAACCACTTACCCTAGATTCGCCCCCATACATGGAACAGAAAAATTATGTCGGGAGGCATTCAAGAATTACCGATAAAATACTTTCGAAACCATACACTCCACCAAGGTCAACCATCAGAGTGCACTGCTTGAGTCATTTCGCCGTCTCCTCTAGTCCTAATCCCTACTATTTTCTGCCCGCTGTTTGTCGAACGAacaagtgcaggtaagatcccaatgggatgagcggagAAGACGCTGTTTGTCACTACGCATGACTGTGTACTATACATGACCTTATATACCCTCAGACATCTTCAACCCCGCCCCGaacaacaactactgctactactactactactactactactactactacagctgaagattaagacacatgtgaaacaaaTGGGTATCTTCAGTCAAACACagagggagcagtagtaatgaaataaagattatgtaatcagtctatcaaccttggagaaaaagtatttgagggggTCAATTCCTGAGCCTGGAGAAAAATTCAGCTCCGTGGTCTGGAaggatatgaagctgaagcatgagaactgaggcttaaatactgtcgaaggtgaggtgaaTATCTCGAAgacgttgtaggggacgggattcaCCAGTAGAAGTAAGAAGGCAGATCCATCTGGACTCCAACCTTCCTCAACCATAACTACTATATATGGCAaggaagatgtcctctgtaccaagataatgttgtgctgcagtgtctgacggtATTGCTGAAAAtagtatgaaataccgacaagttggagattaagacacatgtgcaacaattgggtatcttgatcgatgaaacgtttcgcctacacagtaggcttcttcagtcaaatacagagacagcagtagtaatgaaataaatattttttctccaaggctgatgaAATGATTCCATCATATTTATTttattgctactgctgcctctatatttgactgaagaagcctactgtgtaggcgaaacgtttcatcgatcaagatacccaattgttgcacatgtgtcttaatcttcaacttgttggtattgtataccattttcaacattactattactactgcactGCTAACTGCtaacattactactgctaccagcgGTAGTAGTCCGCGCTGGGTAATTATTTAGGCAGGTGCATTCCAGCTTCTTGAGGAAAAGACTCTTCTACTTCCTACCACATGTGAACACAGGAGCGCCATTGTCTGGATATAAGAAGTCATGAGGATCACTGTTTGAACACGGGAGCACGGTGGTATGTATGATcaaattgatgagtaagacacatgagcaatacTTAGGTATCTGTATTTATTGTCGAAACATTTCACCTGTGTAACAAGCTTTTTCGATTGAATACttaagtgtgtgatgaatggtttgaaaaacggacaagttgaagattgagacacttatgcagcatatggaaatctttattcaggaaacgtttcgccacacagtggcttcatcagtccaatacaaagaggaaggcgtaaggagaggaggagaatgaggtaatcagtccctcaacctggagtcgatgtgttcagtccatcaatcttgtagaatgtacattctacaagattgatggactgaacacatcgactccaggttgagggactgattacctcattctcctcctctccttacgccttcctctttgtattggactgatgaagccactgtgtggcgaaacgtttcctgaataaagatttccatatgctgcataagtgtctcaatcttgaaTACTTAAGAATATAAGTAAAAAGGAGGAGCACTGTAGCATGCTTACTGGCCcatgatgaaaattagacacatattcaACTTCTggatatctttaatgtagacgtttcgccatccagtggctttatcaatacaaattcaaggacataatttaaagacagaagaactatatacaaaagatggggtaatcagtccctcagtcttggagttggtgtgaagagcaccaaaGTCTGCTCTTCACACTGGATCTGCTAGGCAGATCCAAGTAACCTACTGGcccaaacataagaacataagaaagaaggaacactgcaaaaggcctactggcccatgcgaggcaggtccaagtctcctaccggcttaagccaatgccctaatctagttaggtcaggtcacattcacttaaggaaggagcacggcatctgacctagttgcacaagctagccaggtccaattcacaaccattcatgtatttatccaaactatttttaaaactacacaacgttttagcctctataactgtactggggagtttgtttcgctcatccacaactctgttaccaaaccagtgctttcctatatctttcctgaatctgaatttttccaacttaaaaccatcgctgcgagtcctgtctaagctagacatttttagtacgctatttacatcccctttatttattcctgttttccatttatacacctcaatcatgtcATCCCTAATTCTACCCCTTTctagagtacagattcagggtcctcagtctatcctcatagggaagatttctgatacatgggatcaaattTGTCATcctctttgtacgttttccagtgcatttatatccattctgtaatacggtgaccaaaactgtgcagcatagtctaaatgaggcctaaccaaggatgtatagagttgaagaacaacctgaggatttctattatttatgcttcttgatataaagccaaggattctgttcgctctATTGTGAACGCTTGTGGAtttttgtcttggttttagattactgctaaccagaactcccaaatccttttcgcaaccaGTAATGTTAAGAGCTACATTATTTCCAAcctgaaaccattgttgcgagtcctgacttggttagatacttttagcactttatttacatccccttttatttatttctattttccatttatataattcaatcatatcccctctaattctacgcctttctagagagtgcagattctggACCCTCAATCTacctatcctcgtaggaaagtcttctaatacatgggatcaactttgtcatccttctttgtacgctttccagagaatttatatccattctgtaataaggtgaccagaactgttcagcataatctaaataaggcctaaTCAACGATATATAGAATTAAAGAATAACCTGAGAACTCCTGTTATACTTCTTGGTATGAACCCAAGAATgctattcgctttattgcgaacacttacactgttgtcttggctttagattgctgctaaccagaactcctaagtcTTTTTTGCAATCAGTGATATTAAActcgacattatttagtttataagtgtcaGTTATTTTTATTTCCAAAgcttagaattttgcatttgtctacattaaactgcatctgctacttttccgaccactgcatcagtctattcagatcgTCCGGTAGCGCTCTGGTGTCCTGGTCAGAATTAATTCGACGGCATATTTTGGTGTCAtaggcaaacttgcttatgtcgctatttattccctcatctgtttTTTATGTAACTTGTGAACAACAAATGGCCCGTCACTGACCCTTGCGGAACACCGCGTTCCCGCTCAGATTTCTCTCcgtttatgtaaactctctgttGCCTGTCTGTCagttttgaagtaatcagtccctcaaccttaacaGAAGGTGGGAGATTTACACTGATCACTTCAAAATTACTCCTCTACTTCTCCTGTCTCCATTGTTATAATCGTCTAAATTCAACTGAAGAGGCTAACTgcgcgggcgaaacgtttcgacaataacgATACCAAAGAGTTGTgtgagttgcacatgtcttactcctCCATCCTTAGAACTTCTGCACCTATTACCAAACTTGCAGCAAATAGATACCCAGAAGTTAGCAAGATGtcgtgagtcacatcctggggagaATCTTAAAGACGGTTTTATAcaagtttattaaaaaaaaaaatgcgatgTTGTTACAGAGAATGTCTAATATTGGGTGCGTCATACGCTGGTTTATTAATCCTCCAAATTAATATTAAGAACAATGTTTTCATCTTTACTGCAGAAGACACCAGCTGAGAGCAGGAACAAGCTGGTGGCGCTTGGTTCGAATTTTGTATTGCAGTGCGTACTTAGGGAACGACCCATCTTAGCTAACTAATGTCACGTAAGAAAGAAAAAAGAGCTCTGAAGTAGGCCATATTCTTGAAGACTTACAAAGTGCTAGAGAGCTCCACCGACACTACTTGGCAGTTTGGTCCACTCGTATGCAGCTGTATTACCAAATCGATGTTATGTTGCTTCTACCTTTAAATTCACCCAGCTTGACTTCATTGTTTCGAGTTCTGTGTTGGTAATCTTTTTAGCACCACATCAGCTTTATATGCATactaatttttaattattatattttaGTAATATTCCCTTTACGTCTTTCAAGAAAATGTAGGCTGAAGATTCTAAAAAAATCTAATATGTAGGCTTTGGGGGGACTTGAGTTAGAGCGCGTCACAGCCATGATGGCGTAGAATTCGTCTTGTGGTCGCAGTGGCGCCTacgctggtagcgcactcagctcacacactgaggtcggcggttcgatccccggtaagaGTGAAAACATTAGGGCGTTTTCTTACGACACCtgatgtccatgttcacctaggtacctgggtgttagcccgaaatgctcttcataaccaggggctttctataaagtaCGTTACTGATATCAGCTAGATctgtacatatgcttgtacagATCAAGTTACAGGATTCGTCTACGATGGGTTCGAATCCTACCCGTTTTGTGATTTGGAAAG is from Cherax quadricarinatus isolate ZL_2023a chromosome 14, ASM3850222v1, whole genome shotgun sequence and encodes:
- the LOC128695599 gene encoding uncharacterized protein; the protein is MCFTNMGGPEVEITGVATLCFEEAGTWFQGSITAEDDTQYVIHGTKSKRLSQPQLSPDGCECDLDNGSGVPVTFDIRVMDCEVGEEYVLKRVHGRNGELCTFACAAVSFTTEKVYRGQKADMITQRCLGHKMNGRRNLVYRGPIKLRCVPIRRNTQWVL